The Sulfurimonas lithotrophica genome includes a region encoding these proteins:
- a CDS encoding damage-control phosphatase ARMT1 family protein, producing MTISPECVECIINQSAKVANAIEADDILSNKLTSTVKNLSKEFSFDDTPPEIASYVYEEMARIAKKKDLYDEVKEHSTQKALSFVPLLQEKLTNSKDKLLTATKIAVAGNVIDLAAEVEFDLEDELEKIFHTQFAHNDFELLKENLKKAQNIVIIGDNVGEHIFDYMFIETLNELYPNVEITYMVRGNPIINDVTIKEAKEAGFDNICKLVDSGVNTPGFTYNRATKEAKELFDNADLIISKGMGNYECMSPSHRGDICFLLKVKCSVVASSLNKEIGDIICKVV from the coding sequence ATGACAATATCTCCCGAATGTGTTGAATGTATCATAAATCAAAGTGCTAAAGTAGCCAACGCTATTGAAGCGGATGATATACTATCAAATAAACTAACTTCAACCGTTAAGAATCTGAGCAAAGAGTTCTCATTTGATGATACTCCGCCTGAAATTGCTTCATATGTATATGAGGAGATGGCACGTATTGCTAAAAAGAAAGACCTCTATGATGAGGTAAAAGAACATTCTACTCAAAAAGCACTCAGTTTTGTACCTCTTTTACAAGAAAAATTAACAAACTCAAAAGATAAACTATTAACCGCTACAAAAATAGCAGTAGCGGGAAATGTTATAGACTTGGCTGCCGAAGTTGAGTTTGACCTAGAAGATGAACTTGAAAAAATATTTCATACCCAGTTTGCCCACAATGACTTTGAACTTTTAAAAGAGAACTTAAAAAAAGCACAAAATATAGTTATTATCGGAGATAACGTAGGTGAGCATATATTTGATTATATGTTTATAGAGACTTTGAATGAACTTTATCCAAATGTAGAGATTACATATATGGTACGTGGAAACCCTATTATAAATGATGTAACTATAAAAGAAGCAAAAGAAGCGGGCTTTGATAATATATGCAAGCTTGTTGATTCGGGTGTAAATACACCGGGATTTACATATAACAGAGCAACAAAAGAGGCAAAAGAGTTGTTTGACAATGCAGACTTGATCATCTCAAAAGGGATGGGAAATTATGAATGTATGAGTCCTTCACACAGAGGCGATATATGTTTTTTACTCAAAGTAAAATGCTCTGTTGTTGCATCTTCACTTAACAAAGAGATTGGTGATATTATTTGTAAAGTTGTTTAG
- a CDS encoding DUF3972 domain-containing protein, with protein MKWMSDTEYMELTGLEMDAIDDLCDRGKLSVKVEDGVRYIDPSKGAQEVVVPAKLQELSKHNTHEMIVQPEFVEKTIGTIINLHEKVLDSKDETLQAVKTENEFLREALASLQELYDEDRKTIHTLQEQLKLSQQEVEFMRRKYKLMWNKAIDEHTN; from the coding sequence ATGAAGTGGATGAGTGATACGGAGTATATGGAACTAACGGGCTTAGAGATGGATGCGATAGACGATTTATGTGATCGCGGAAAACTAAGTGTGAAAGTTGAAGACGGTGTTAGATATATAGATCCATCCAAAGGTGCTCAAGAAGTAGTAGTCCCTGCAAAATTGCAGGAACTCTCTAAGCACAACACTCATGAGATGATAGTGCAACCTGAATTTGTTGAAAAAACAATAGGCACTATTATCAACCTTCATGAAAAAGTTCTCGATTCAAAAGATGAAACACTACAAGCCGTAAAAACGGAAAATGAGTTTTTAAGAGAGGCACTTGCATCTTTGCAGGAGCTTTATGATGAGGATAGAAAAACTATCCATACCCTCCAAGAACAACTAAAACTTTCACAACAAGAAGTTGAATTTATGCGTCGTAAATATAAACTAATGTGGAACAAAGCTATTGATGAACATACAAACTAG
- a CDS encoding histidinol-phosphatase, giving the protein MIVDLHNHTTLCNHAEGSIEEYIEQAITNKTKYYGFSDHAPMKFDPKYRMDFSDMEKYEHNVLNAKEKYKDKIEILLGYEVDYLDGYMDERVLNSDVDYLIGSVHFIDKWGFDNPEFIGKYEEKDIDEIWQKYFDSIEDMAKSKLFDIVGHLDLIKVFKFLPNKPILEIAKKALLAIKEADMVIELNASGFRKPIAEAYPSLELLKYAYELNIPITFASDAHSPEQVGFSSQKLVEMAKSVGYKECAVFKNRKRQLIEF; this is encoded by the coding sequence ATGATAGTAGATTTACATAACCATACTACTCTGTGCAACCACGCTGAAGGCAGTATTGAGGAGTATATTGAACAAGCGATAACCAATAAAACCAAGTACTATGGTTTTTCAGATCATGCACCTATGAAATTTGATCCAAAATACAGAATGGATTTCTCCGACATGGAAAAGTATGAACATAATGTTCTTAATGCAAAAGAGAAATATAAAGACAAGATAGAGATTCTTTTGGGATATGAAGTCGATTATTTAGACGGTTATATGGATGAGAGAGTATTAAATAGTGATGTAGATTATCTTATTGGTTCTGTTCACTTTATTGACAAGTGGGGTTTTGATAATCCCGAATTTATCGGCAAATACGAAGAAAAAGACATAGATGAGATTTGGCAAAAATATTTCGATTCGATTGAAGATATGGCTAAATCAAAGCTTTTTGATATAGTCGGACATTTAGATTTAATAAAAGTTTTCAAATTTTTACCAAATAAACCAATTTTAGAGATAGCTAAAAAAGCCCTTTTAGCTATAAAAGAAGCAGATATGGTTATTGAACTAAATGCTTCTGGATTTAGAAAACCGATAGCCGAAGCTTATCCGTCACTTGAATTACTTAAATATGCTTATGAGCTGAATATACCGATAACTTTTGCATCAGATGCTCACTCACCGGAGCAAGTCGGATTTAGTTCTCAAAAACTTGTTGAAATGGCAAAAAGTGTCGGATATAAAGAATGTGCCGTCTTTAAAAATAGAAAAAGACAGCTTATTGAGTTTTGA
- the purE gene encoding 5-(carboxyamino)imidazole ribonucleotide mutase, whose protein sequence is MKFVSIVMGSKSDYEVMKSCSDTLEAFGVNYEMVISSAHRSPERTAEYIKKAEEKGAQVFIAAAGMAAHLAGVLSSKTVKPIIGVPMSASALSGIDALLSTVQMPAGMPVATVAIGKAGAINSAFLAMQMLALDNEELAVKLKEDRIAKAKKVETDSMEIETIIEA, encoded by the coding sequence ATGAAATTTGTCTCAATAGTAATGGGTTCAAAAAGTGATTATGAAGTTATGAAGTCTTGTTCGGATACACTAGAAGCATTTGGTGTTAACTATGAAATGGTTATATCATCTGCACACCGTTCACCTGAGAGAACTGCAGAGTATATTAAAAAAGCAGAAGAAAAAGGTGCACAAGTATTTATTGCAGCAGCGGGTATGGCTGCACATTTGGCAGGTGTTTTGTCTTCTAAAACGGTTAAACCTATTATCGGTGTACCTATGAGTGCATCCGCACTAAGCGGTATAGATGCACTACTCTCAACTGTTCAGATGCCGGCTGGAATGCCAGTTGCTACAGTAGCTATAGGAAAAGCAGGTGCTATCAATTCGGCTTTTTTAGCAATGCAGATGTTAGCACTTGATAATGAAGAATTAGCAGTAAAGTTAAAAGAAGATAGAATAGCAAAAGCTAAAAAAGTTGAAACAGACTCTATGGAGATTGAAACAATCATAGAAGCATAA
- the trxA gene encoding thioredoxin — MGKYLELTGADFEATLSEGVSLVDFWAPWCGPCRMIAPVIEELAEEYEGKAKICKVNTDEEQDIAVKFGIRSIPTIMFFKDGEMVDQVVGAQSKQALAEKIDAHLA; from the coding sequence ATGGGAAAATATTTAGAATTAACAGGTGCAGATTTTGAAGCAACATTGAGTGAAGGTGTATCTTTAGTAGATTTTTGGGCTCCTTGGTGTGGTCCATGTCGTATGATTGCTCCGGTTATTGAAGAGTTAGCCGAAGAGTATGAAGGTAAAGCTAAAATCTGTAAAGTAAATACAGACGAAGAACAAGATATAGCTGTAAAATTCGGTATCCGTTCTATCCCTACTATCATGTTCTTTAAAGACGGTGAAATGGTAGATCAAGTTGTAGGGGCACAATCTAAACAAGCTCTAGCAGAAAAAATCGACGCTCATTTAGCGTAA
- a CDS encoding HD domain-containing phosphohydrolase codes for MDNLKTILIIDDAEININVLMELLDDKYDILASLDAKDGLEILKEEKVDLILLDIIMPEIDGFEVCKRLKSDPDTKDIPVIFITASTDEDSIERAYDVGAVDYITKPFKAKEVLSRINTHLALSEQKIILEKDLEENKILLNQYKEVVDISAIVSKTDLKGRITYVNKAFTEISGYSKEELIGKNHNIIRHPDVSKNIFKDMWKTIQSKHVWQGEVKNLKKDGGYYVVQSVVMPILDTKGDIEEYISVRYDITDTYDLQKEIEHTQKEVVFTMGAIGETRSKETGNHVKRVAEYSRALAKHLGLSKEIVDLIADASPMHDIGKVAIHDNILHKPSKLTDDEFAIMRTHAELGHKMLAHSDRPLLRVAARIALEHHERWDGNGYPRHLKGEDISLEGRITAIADVFDALGSDRVYKQAWDDKKIFEYFKKQRSKQFDPKLVDIFFDNLNEFLEIRETFKDV; via the coding sequence ATGGATAATTTAAAAACAATATTAATTATAGACGATGCAGAAATAAACATCAATGTCTTAATGGAACTACTTGACGATAAATATGACATTTTAGCTTCTTTGGATGCCAAAGACGGACTCGAAATACTTAAAGAAGAAAAAGTAGATTTAATATTATTAGACATCATTATGCCAGAAATTGACGGTTTTGAAGTTTGTAAAAGATTAAAAAGCGATCCTGATACTAAAGATATTCCCGTAATATTTATCACGGCAAGTACGGATGAGGATTCAATAGAGAGAGCTTATGACGTAGGAGCTGTCGATTATATAACAAAACCTTTTAAAGCTAAAGAGGTATTATCCAGAATTAATACGCATCTAGCTTTATCCGAGCAAAAAATAATTTTGGAAAAGGACCTTGAAGAAAATAAAATTCTTCTAAATCAATATAAAGAAGTTGTTGATATTAGTGCTATAGTCTCAAAAACAGACCTTAAAGGTAGGATAACCTATGTAAATAAAGCATTTACCGAAATATCGGGCTACTCAAAAGAGGAACTTATTGGCAAAAACCATAATATCATAAGGCACCCGGATGTTTCAAAAAATATATTTAAAGATATGTGGAAAACTATTCAAAGTAAACATGTATGGCAAGGAGAAGTAAAAAATCTCAAAAAAGACGGTGGATACTATGTTGTCCAAAGTGTTGTCATGCCGATACTTGATACTAAAGGGGATATTGAAGAATACATCAGTGTCAGATATGATATTACAGATACATATGATTTACAAAAAGAGATTGAACATACCCAAAAAGAAGTTGTATTTACCATGGGTGCTATAGGTGAAACAAGAAGTAAAGAAACCGGAAACCATGTAAAAAGAGTTGCCGAATACTCTAGAGCTTTAGCTAAACACTTAGGCTTAAGTAAAGAGATAGTTGACTTGATAGCAGATGCATCCCCTATGCATGATATAGGAAAAGTAGCAATTCACGATAATATTTTACATAAACCCTCAAAACTTACCGATGATGAATTTGCAATAATGAGAACCCACGCCGAGCTTGGGCATAAAATGCTTGCCCATTCTGACAGACCTCTTTTAAGAGTAGCTGCAAGAATAGCACTTGAACATCACGAAAGATGGGACGGGAATGGTTATCCTAGGCATTTAAAAGGAGAAGACATCTCTTTGGAGGGCAGAATAACCGCTATAGCAGATGTATTTGATGCACTAGGATCAGACAGGGTTTACAAACAAGCTTGGGACGATAAAAAAATCTTTGAATACTTTAAAAAACAAAGATCAAAACAGTTTGATCCAAAGCTTGTCGATATATTTTTTGACAACTTAAACGAGTTCTTAGAGATACGCGAAACATTTAAAGATGTCTAA
- a CDS encoding globin yields the protein MKLTVTDGEFGVRPPVTKPHPGFLHEVGEERFKKLVYDHYDLIEKSDISFLFPVHDEEDFAEAKKHAFDFLIQISGGPRYFEQTRGEPRMVGRHAPFRIDEQGRKVWLTLYAGLLESLVDEGISEEYIQSFWDYLDIFSMWLVNTKS from the coding sequence ATGAAATTAACGGTTACAGACGGTGAATTTGGTGTAAGACCGCCGGTGACAAAGCCTCATCCAGGATTTTTACACGAAGTCGGAGAAGAAAGATTTAAAAAATTGGTATATGATCATTACGATTTAATAGAAAAAAGTGATATTTCTTTTTTATTTCCCGTACACGACGAGGAAGATTTTGCAGAAGCAAAAAAACATGCTTTTGATTTTTTAATTCAAATTTCCGGTGGTCCTAGATACTTTGAACAGACTAGAGGCGAGCCGAGGATGGTAGGACGCCACGCACCGTTTCGTATAGACGAGCAGGGTAGAAAAGTTTGGCTGACACTATATGCAGGACTTTTAGAATCTTTGGTTGATGAGGGAATTAGTGAAGAATATATCCAGTCCTTTTGGGATTATTTAGATATATTCTCAATGTGGTTGGTAAATACTAAATCGTAA
- a CDS encoding chemotaxis protein, with the protein MTQEELDALMNGDVDLDSLDESVKEESSEDLAEEIIEEVEAAKEGEDIPAGYSERTAHHWPLPATDENKMVHQLDDVTKESEEKASEIFDIIENISNELMEKEENVNNVVEVINSNVELFTTLSTKFPEVEAFKTQLSKNESALEDANIALEMLQMSGDDIMNVMDIMQYQDIHRQKIERVINVMRALSKYMNTLFESKVDDEKRVSSAQHIVGDTHNELASTDDIEALLEQFGK; encoded by the coding sequence ATGACTCAGGAAGAATTAGATGCACTGATGAATGGTGATGTCGATCTTGACTCTTTAGATGAGAGTGTAAAAGAGGAATCAAGCGAAGATTTAGCCGAAGAGATAATAGAAGAAGTTGAGGCAGCAAAAGAAGGGGAAGATATTCCTGCCGGATACAGTGAAAGAACTGCACATCATTGGCCTCTGCCTGCAACTGATGAAAATAAAATGGTACATCAGTTAGATGACGTAACTAAAGAGAGTGAAGAAAAAGCGAGTGAAATTTTTGATATTATAGAAAATATATCAAATGAGCTGATGGAAAAAGAGGAAAATGTTAATAATGTTGTTGAAGTAATCAATTCAAATGTTGAGTTATTTACTACATTAAGTACAAAATTTCCGGAAGTTGAAGCTTTTAAAACTCAACTTTCAAAAAACGAATCTGCCCTTGAAGATGCGAATATAGCATTAGAGATGCTTCAGATGAGCGGTGATGATATTATGAACGTTATGGACATTATGCAGTATCAAGATATTCACCGTCAAAAGATTGAGCGTGTTATTAACGTAATGCGCGCACTCTCAAAATATATGAACACACTTTTTGAGAGTAAGGTTGATGATGAGAAACGTGTATCTTCGGCTCAGCATATTGTCGGAGATACGCATAATGAATTGGCATCTACCGATGATATTGAAGCACTACTTGAACAGTTTGGAAAATAA
- a CDS encoding response regulator codes for MKLKLYLFIIFVIFNILVLSLTEINKDERIDIALKTHLNTLDKNFKSIQYQEKILVQNTLEFIQKNLIDLLEKLPDSSEEEKNSLRKKIYEKLLLKYTQLKKNGVYQFQFTLEDNRTFLRMHKPDKYGDDLSQIRYSLRHVNKTKQPVVGFEGGKTTNALRYVEPLFDKKGNYICAVEISFSTAYIQNYLTNISNLHSHFLVHKDTFSKKVWDKNKFKSKYIEAAEDDEYMMTLTQQHTQKTCISDNKNKLKNYTDIIHTKMHKEKPFAIYVEHDTKEHYNSGREDEHIDVVSFYPIYNTQGNTSAWVVSYAIDDFIKATLYGARLTQTSSFIIMLVLFYFIYRVFNQKKELELKVADRTKELQLKTQELKTYFDSMPDGLAVINLNTQLITNVNKSFEKLTGYTKDKLINYTKDIIIPEKDIDYVNKHFKQHIKGKDHIAKEIPILNKDGHITYCDVAAKRYDIEETPFIIGVFRDASQRLKLEQELIEAKEKAEESAKTKSYFLANMSHEIRTPMNGIIGMAHLALNTDLNKQQKHYINRIDTSAKSLLGIINDILDISKIEAGKLEIEKTSFNLFDMIEHVINMIEVKAYNQGLDLIVNYDLNLGKIYYGDSSRISQILINLLSNAVKFTQKGEIILEVKEDGKNRVRFEVRDTGIGLTKEQKDKLFHSFTQADSSTSKKYGGTGLGLAISKELVEMMNGNIWVESKVDVGSSFIFDIELSKDRLAKPFSTFNGKKVLLIDDSESWLDILTYQLNSFGLDVESALSAKEGIELIKNKKDDYDLILIDWDMPDFNGIDAFKIIHEKFGVEARKNILISAHHRDILSDDMESANIENFLHKPINPSYLNDMLSEIFLGEDSIKKYDTNSDKELENQIKTLKGSKVLLVEDNEVNQELTLELLNDSGIKIDIASNGLEAIKKFEQNSYELILMDIQMPLLDGYEATKKIRKTDKNIPIIALTANAMTEDIEKAQEAGMNKHLSKPIEVDKLFKTLLKYISKKTDITEEKSNDSYTMDIPKFNTLDKEYGLNLVSGKNSAYIQVLKGLIKYKEIDFDIMEDEDLKRAMHTLKGISASAGALYLRDSAEEIEKNLNRTLLPQLVINLNEIIREIEEKINLNSIEKIEISKEKKDELFTKLKEALSTKRAKNIKPIIEELDKYILDEDENKIFKELKHLCSKFKFKQALGLLDG; via the coding sequence ATGAAGTTAAAACTTTATCTTTTTATCATATTTGTTATATTTAATATACTTGTACTTTCATTAACCGAGATAAATAAAGATGAAAGAATCGACATAGCGTTAAAAACACATCTTAATACCCTAGATAAAAATTTCAAAAGTATCCAATATCAAGAAAAAATTTTAGTACAAAATACTTTAGAGTTTATTCAAAAAAACCTCATAGATCTTTTAGAAAAACTTCCCGACTCAAGTGAAGAAGAAAAAAATAGTTTAAGAAAAAAAATATATGAAAAGTTACTGCTTAAATATACTCAGCTCAAAAAAAACGGTGTATATCAGTTTCAATTTACTTTAGAAGACAATAGAACTTTTTTACGTATGCATAAACCTGATAAGTACGGCGATGACCTTAGCCAAATCAGATATAGTTTAAGACATGTAAATAAAACCAAACAACCCGTAGTAGGATTTGAAGGCGGTAAAACAACCAATGCTCTGCGATATGTTGAACCTTTATTTGACAAAAAAGGCAACTATATATGTGCAGTTGAGATCTCTTTTTCAACTGCATATATACAAAACTATCTAACAAATATCAGCAATCTACATTCACACTTTTTGGTACATAAAGATACTTTTTCAAAAAAGGTATGGGATAAAAACAAATTTAAATCAAAATATATAGAAGCTGCAGAAGATGATGAATATATGATGACCTTAACACAACAGCACACACAAAAAACTTGTATATCAGACAATAAAAATAAACTAAAAAACTACACAGATATAATACATACCAAGATGCATAAAGAAAAACCGTTTGCCATATATGTAGAACACGATACAAAAGAACATTATAATTCTGGACGTGAAGATGAACATATAGACGTTGTTTCCTTTTATCCTATTTATAATACTCAAGGAAACACATCAGCATGGGTAGTTTCATATGCTATAGATGATTTTATTAAAGCTACGTTATATGGAGCTAGACTTACGCAAACAAGTTCATTTATTATTATGTTGGTTCTTTTTTACTTTATTTATAGAGTTTTTAATCAAAAAAAAGAACTAGAGTTAAAAGTTGCAGATAGAACAAAAGAACTTCAACTAAAAACTCAAGAGTTAAAAACATATTTTGACTCTATGCCCGATGGATTGGCTGTTATAAATCTAAATACGCAACTAATTACTAATGTAAACAAATCATTTGAAAAATTGACCGGATATACAAAAGATAAACTTATAAACTATACCAAAGACATAATAATTCCAGAGAAAGACATCGATTATGTAAACAAACACTTTAAACAACATATAAAGGGAAAAGACCATATTGCAAAAGAGATTCCTATATTAAATAAAGATGGACATATAACTTACTGTGACGTGGCAGCAAAGAGATATGACATAGAAGAAACACCGTTTATTATAGGTGTATTTAGAGATGCATCTCAAAGATTAAAACTCGAACAAGAACTAATCGAAGCAAAAGAAAAAGCAGAAGAATCTGCAAAAACAAAAAGTTACTTTTTGGCAAATATGTCACATGAGATAAGGACACCTATGAACGGTATTATAGGTATGGCTCATTTAGCTTTAAATACAGACTTAAACAAACAGCAAAAACACTACATAAACAGAATCGACACTTCTGCAAAATCACTTCTTGGTATTATAAACGATATATTGGATATAAGTAAGATTGAAGCGGGAAAACTCGAAATAGAAAAAACAAGCTTTAATCTTTTTGATATGATAGAACATGTAATAAATATGATTGAAGTCAAAGCATATAACCAAGGTCTGGACCTTATTGTAAACTATGACTTAAATTTAGGTAAAATATATTACGGGGATAGTTCTAGAATAAGTCAAATACTCATAAACCTTTTGTCTAATGCAGTTAAGTTCACTCAAAAGGGAGAGATAATACTTGAGGTAAAAGAAGACGGCAAAAATCGTGTAAGGTTTGAAGTAAGAGATACCGGTATAGGTCTTACTAAAGAACAAAAAGACAAATTATTTCATTCTTTTACTCAGGCAGACAGCAGTACAAGTAAAAAATACGGCGGAACCGGCCTTGGTTTAGCTATATCTAAAGAGTTGGTTGAAATGATGAACGGTAATATATGGGTTGAGAGTAAAGTCGATGTTGGAAGTAGTTTCATATTTGACATCGAACTAAGCAAAGATCGCTTAGCAAAACCTTTTTCAACATTTAACGGTAAAAAAGTTCTTTTGATAGACGATAGTGAAAGTTGGTTGGACATATTAACATATCAATTAAACTCGTTTGGTCTGGATGTAGAATCTGCACTAAGTGCCAAAGAGGGTATAGAACTTATAAAAAATAAAAAAGATGACTACGACTTAATCTTAATAGATTGGGATATGCCTGATTTTAACGGTATAGATGCATTTAAAATAATACATGAAAAATTTGGTGTAGAAGCTAGAAAAAATATCCTTATAAGTGCACACCATAGAGATATTTTAAGCGATGATATGGAGAGTGCGAATATAGAAAACTTTTTACATAAACCTATAAACCCTTCATATTTAAATGATATGTTATCGGAAATATTTTTAGGTGAAGATAGTATAAAAAAATATGACACAAATTCTGATAAAGAGTTAGAAAACCAAATCAAAACGTTAAAAGGAAGCAAAGTATTACTGGTAGAAGACAATGAAGTAAATCAAGAACTTACATTAGAATTATTAAACGATAGCGGTATAAAGATAGATATAGCATCCAATGGGCTTGAAGCAATTAAAAAATTTGAACAAAACTCTTATGAACTTATATTGATGGATATTCAGATGCCTTTGCTTGACGGTTATGAAGCTACTAAAAAAATAAGAAAAACAGATAAAAATATCCCGATAATAGCCTTAACCGCAAATGCTATGACCGAAGATATAGAAAAAGCTCAAGAAGCAGGGATGAATAAGCATCTAAGCAAACCTATCGAAGTCGATAAACTTTTTAAGACCTTACTAAAATACATAAGTAAAAAAACAGATATAACAGAAGAAAAAAGTAATGACTCATATACTATGGATATTCCTAAGTTCAATACTTTAGATAAAGAGTACGGTTTAAATCTTGTTTCGGGTAAAAACAGTGCATATATTCAGGTACTAAAAGGCTTGATTAAGTATAAAGAAATAGACTTTGATATTATGGAAGATGAAGATCTTAAAAGAGCTATGCATACTCTAAAAGGCATTAGTGCGAGTGCGGGAGCTTTATACCTTAGAGATTCGGCAGAGGAGATAGAAAAAAATCTAAACAGGACACTTTTACCTCAACTTGTTATAAATCTAAATGAAATAATTAGGGAAATAGAAGAAAAAATCAATTTAAACAGTATCGAAAAAATAGAGATTAGCAAAGAAAAAAAAGATGAACTTTTTACTAAATTAAAAGAGGCTCTCTCCACAAAAAGGGCAAAAAATATTAAGCCTATAATAGAAGAGTTGGATAAATATATACTGGATGAAGATGAGAATAAAATTTTTAAAGAACTAAAACATCTGTGTTCAAAGTTTAAGTTCAAACAAGCACTAGGACTTTTAGATGGATAA
- a CDS encoding peptidase U32 family protein translates to MNKVELLSPAGTLEKLKIALDYGADAVYGGVSHFSLRIRSGKEFTMEDFAEGIKYAHERGKKVYATINGFPFNSQLKLLKKHILAMAELKPDAFIVATPGVLKLCHDLVPDIPLHLSTQANVMNVLDAQVYAAMGATRIITAREISLKDLKEIKKELPELELEVFVHGSMCFAYSGRCLISTLQSGRVPNRGSCANDCRFPYEMYAANPETGTLFKLEEDEGVGTYIMNSKDLNLASHIKEILDSGVVDSLKIEGRTKTAYYAATTAKAYRMAIDDYYEDKLDTDKYQYELESLQNRGYTDAYLISRPFEKHDTQSLDFTMQLGTHQVSGQVDENGTHFLCKYKTLPGDELEVHMPLGSKIEMVDNEIGTTYERDGRVYLKFKQLKAQNGKIWESVHSGNVNPIELPVKMPQYTFLRVPSHPDMGTYPKQ, encoded by the coding sequence ATGAATAAAGTTGAGTTACTTTCCCCGGCAGGGACATTAGAAAAATTAAAAATTGCACTTGATTACGGTGCAGATGCCGTGTATGGCGGAGTAAGCCATTTTTCTCTACGTATTAGAAGTGGAAAAGAGTTTACCATGGAAGATTTTGCCGAAGGTATCAAATATGCCCATGAGAGAGGTAAAAAAGTTTATGCAACAATAAACGGTTTCCCTTTTAACTCCCAATTAAAACTTTTAAAAAAACATATACTTGCAATGGCTGAACTGAAGCCTGATGCATTTATCGTAGCAACTCCGGGTGTTTTAAAACTGTGCCATGATTTAGTCCCTGATATACCTCTACATTTATCGACTCAGGCAAACGTAATGAATGTCCTAGATGCACAAGTATATGCAGCTATGGGTGCTACCCGTATCATTACAGCTCGTGAGATAAGCCTTAAAGATTTAAAAGAGATAAAAAAAGAGTTACCTGAACTTGAACTAGAAGTATTTGTTCACGGTTCTATGTGTTTTGCATACAGTGGTCGCTGTCTTATATCTACACTTCAGAGTGGGCGTGTTCCAAATCGCGGAAGTTGTGCAAATGATTGTCGTTTCCCTTATGAGATGTATGCTGCAAATCCCGAGACAGGTACTCTTTTTAAACTTGAAGAGGATGAGGGTGTCGGTACATACATAATGAACTCAAAAGATTTAAATCTAGCATCACACATAAAAGAGATTTTAGATAGCGGTGTTGTTGATTCGTTAAAAATCGAGGGGCGCACAAAAACAGCTTATTATGCGGCTACAACTGCAAAAGCTTATCGTATGGCAATTGACGATTATTATGAAGATAAGCTTGATACCGATAAATATCAATATGAACTTGAATCTCTTCAAAATCGCGGATATACCGATGCGTATCTAATATCTCGTCCGTTTGAGAAACACGATACCCAAAGCTTGGATTTTACTATGCAGCTTGGTACGCATCAGGTGAGTGGTCAGGTAGATGAAAACGGGACACATTTTTTATGTAAATATAAGACCCTGCCTGGAGATGAGCTTGAAGTGCATATGCCTCTTGGAAGCAAGATAGAGATGGTTGATAACGAGATTGGAACTACATATGAGCGTGATGGTAGAGTTTATTTGAAATTTAAGCAATTAAAAGCCCAAAACGGAAAGATTTGGGAGTCTGTACACAGTGGAAACGTGAACCCTATAGAACTTCCAGTGAAAATGCCTCAATATACATTTTTGAGAGTTCCGTCTCATCCGGATATGGGAACTTATCCTAAACAATAA